A genomic region of Oryza glaberrima chromosome 1, OglaRS2, whole genome shotgun sequence contains the following coding sequences:
- the LOC127760415 gene encoding two-component response regulator ORR26 — protein sequence MDATAFPYGLRVLVVDDDPTWLKILEKMLRKCSYEVTTCGLARVALDILRERKNKFDIVISDVNMPDMDGFKLLEHIGLEMDLPVIMMSIDGETSRVMKGVQHGACDYLLKPVRMKELRNIWQHVYRKKMHEVKEIEGNDSCDDLQILRNSFEGLDEKSLFMRSDSDTMRKRKDVDKDHADQESSDGNTVKKARVVWSVDLHQKFVNAVNQIGFDKVGPKKILDLMNVPGLTRENVASHLQKYRLYLSRLQKQNEERILGAARQDFSHKGTSENLNLRSSFQEQPSNIANGYPHASQNIQTQANMLDSQLEDTKSTVPLPVPDKKRTLASDAADSQNVTSASSLGGVLSFKSMPVNQDRKPSETMILECQAWTGGIPSKQFMQYPKHNHERCDLLGDYSCLPKPDLEHPVGPSNLYAPPPLISMSCGMEGDARDFSDVKPAIMDCIKSLSPALTCTVDSVSVQLSDSVVTSIDGDLKSSGVDGLPSIKDCCLDQTNSQGSLRPSQEPSIIGSTELASLPEDLPSYPLHGVSLENIGLSSIDLLNYSDAMILSGLQSNWYDDLEFSSEMMDYPSIDECLFASS from the exons ATGGACGCCACCGCCTTCCCCTACGGGCTGCGCGTCCTCGTCGTGGACGACGACCCCACCTGGCTCAAGATCCTCGAGAAGATGCTCAGGAAGTGTTCCTACGAAG TCACCACATGTGGCCTGGCAAGAGTTGCTCTGGATATTCTCCGGGAGAGGAAAAACAAGTTCGACATTGTAATTAGCGATGTCAACATGCCTGATATGGATGGTTTCAAGCTTCTGGAACACATTGGACTTGAGATGGATCTTCCTGTTATAA TGATGTCCATTGATGGTGAGACAAGTAGGGTGATGAAAGGTGTCCAGCATGGTGCTTGTGATTACCTCCTTAAACCTGTTCGAATGAAGGAGCTCCGGAATATTTGGCAGCACGTGTATAGGAAGAAAATGCATGAGGTTAAAGAGATCGAAGGTAATGATAGCTGCGACGATCTTCAAATACTAAGAAACAGTTTTGAGGGACTGGATGAGAAGAGCCTTTTTATGAGATCTGACTCTGATACCATGAGGAAGAGAAAAGATGTGGACAAAGACCATGCAGATCAGGAGTCAAGCGATGGCAACACTGTTAAAAAGGCTAGAGTTGTTTGGTCTGTTGATCTTCACCAAAAGTTCGTAAATGCTGTCAACCAAATTGGATTTGACA AAGTTGGACCAAAGAAAATACTGGACTTGATGAATGTTCCTGGCTTAACAAGAGAAAACGTTGCTAGCCATCTACAG AAATATCGCCTCTACCTGAGTAGGTTGCAAAAGCAGAATGAGGAAAGGATATTAGGCGCTGCTAGGCAAGATTTCAGTCACAAGGGAACATCAGAAAACCTTAACCTCCGAAGTTCCTTCCAAGAGCAACCAAGCAACATAGCAAATGGATATCCGCATGCTTCTCAGAATATACAAACTCAGGCCAACATGCTAGATTCTCAGCTAGAGGACACCAAGAGCACAGTGcccttgcctgtgccagataaAAAAAGAACTCTAGCAAGTGATGCTGCTGACTCACAGAATGTCACCAGTGCTTCAAGTTTAGGTGGGGTTCTGTCTTTCAAAAGCATGCCGGTGAATCAGGACAGGAAGCCATCAGAAACAATGATCTTGGAATGCCAGGCCTGGACCGGAGGCATTCCATCGAAGCAGTTCATGCAGTATCCAAAGCATAACCATGAACGCTGTGACCTATTAGGGGATTATTCATGCCTGCCAAAGCCAGACTTAGAACACCCAGTTGGCCCTAGTAATCTGTATGCTCCACCACCTCTTATCTCAATGAGTTGCGGTATGGAGGGGGATGCCAGAGACTTCTCAGACGTGAAGCCAGCTATTATGGACTGCATCAAGTCCTTATCACCGGCGTTGACATGTACAGTGGATTCAGTTTCTGTTCAACTTAGCGACAGTGTGGTGACCTCGATTGACGGTGACCTGAAGTCTTCCGGTGTGGACGGGTTGCCCAGCATTAAAGATTGTTGCCTTGATCAGACGAACAGCCAAGGAAGTTTGCGTCCTTCGCAAGAGCCAAGTATCATAGGCAGCACAGAGTTGGCTTCTCTGCCTGAGGACTTACCCAGTTATCCACTTCACGGTGTCTCCCTTGAGAATATAGGACTGAGTAGCATTGACTTATTAAACTACAGTGACGCAATGATACTATCCGGACTACAAAGTAACTGGTATGATGATCTAGAGTTTAGCAGCGAAATGATGGACTATCCATCGATAGATGAATGTCTCTTTGCATCATCCTGA